In the genome of Arachis stenosperma cultivar V10309 chromosome 6, arast.V10309.gnm1.PFL2, whole genome shotgun sequence, the window AAAGCCATGTTCACCCAAGTCGGGGTCCGCATTCCGTTCTCCGCCTTTCAGATGGCGCTCTTAAACCGAATTTCCGTGTCaccgtcgcagttgcatccgaacagttgggcttcgatccgctgtttcgagatggtctgtgaatatctcgaactgccggtgtccgtggatgtcttcctcttcttctttacCCTCACAAACCCTTCCAAGGAGGGAAAACATAGAAaagggttcatgtccttccgtGCTGCCCAGGGTCGGAAGATCTTCGGTTTGTTTGAAGATTCCTACCATGGGTTTAAGGACAAGTATTTTAAGGTCCGCCCTGCCAAAGGTCGTCACCCCTTTTGGTTGTCTTTGGAGGGGGTACGGCTCATCCCGACTTATTGGAGCTTCGGGGCAGGGTCCAATAGTTTTATTAAGGTAAATTATAAAAGCATGTCGGCAGTAGATAAGCAGATTGCCGAGGTGCTAAACGCAGTTTTTGGGAAGAACCCGGTAAATCCCCATCTCCTCATGGGTGACAGGGAGTCCGGCcgtaattatatttgtgagGAGCTTTTCACTTTGCCCTTtgtcttttttccttttattgatATTGTGTGGCGACTAACCGACCTTCTTTGTCTTCCTGCAGTGGATATGTCTGCGTCGGTGACGGGCTTTGCCGACTTGTTTCAAACCTTTCTTGCCGGTGGTGATGACGAGGAGGGTGACGAGCAGCCTACCCCCGAGGGACCTGATGCTCCTCCGGAGGGCCAGGATGCTCCCGAGCAGAGGGCCGCAACCGACGGGATCGGAACCTCGGCTCAGGGCGCCACGGTAGAAGGTGGCAAGGCGGTCCACGTTTCCCCTATCCGTGAGGTGACTGGGATTGGGGGTTCGGTGCCCACTccggatgatgaggaggaggtgGTAGAAGTCTCCGGCctgaagagaaagaggaagaaagtcTCTACGGCGTCGTCAAGCCCTGAAGGGGTCCTCACCGTCATGGAGAGGAACTTTGATGCGAGCAACTTCATAGATACCCAATTGATCCCTGGTACTGAGGAGTACTTCCACGAGTCATCCCTTGCCGggcaggcgaggtggatgtaTCGAACACTCCTGCGGGGCGCCGTGATAGCCCGGAAGGCCGAGTTTGAGCTGTCCGGGATGGAGTCCCTCCGCAGGAGGTTGGAGGCCAGTGGGAAGGCCAATAATGAGTTGAAGAGTGAAGTTGAAACTCTTCGGGAGCAGCTGACTCAGTCTTCAGAGAAATTAGATGCCGTCGAGAAGAAGGTCACTGCTGCCGAGCAGAAAGCCACTGCCGCCGAACAGAAGGCCACAACCGCTgagaaaaagcagaaagaatCGGACGCGACGGTTGAACGGTTGGTTGAGCGTGAGATGGCATTGGAGAAACAGGTCGGTGCGGCGCAGAAGCGTGCTGCCGAGGTCGAGAAGGAGAAGCAGGCCGTAGAGGCCGAACTGGCAACGTGGAAGGCTAAGTACAAAGACGTCGTCAAACAGGGTAAAGGCGCGATTTTGGGTACCGAGGAAGCCTTGAAGGCTCAAATTAAAATTGTTGCCCCTGAGTTCGACACGTCGGCTATTGGTGTTTTCAAGATTATTAAGGATGGCCAAGTTGTCGATGCTCCCAAGAAATGAACTCTTTGTTTCGTCGTTTCTTGTTTAGCCGTTTTGTTTTGGCTTGTAAATACTTGATTTTAGCCGTTTTGGCCTATGAACAATTTAGTCTTAGCCGTTTTAATTTTGGCTCGTGAACAAtgactttttagttgcttgctCGTGTTGTCGCGATAAAGTTTTTCTTACTTGTCCGATTGCGTTATCGCTTCTAGTAACCGTTTTTGGTTTATAGTTGTTTATATCGGCGGCCCGTGGGCTCTCGTGTAGTTGTTTGTTACAATGGTAGTTGATGacctcccggggtgatcagtcccgggttAGGCGTTGTCGTTAGTCATGACAAGACGATTTATCTGAAAAACGGAGATAAAAGAATGGAGAATTTGCACAAGTATGTCTTATTCAGCAGTCGTATAAAGGACACGTAAATCGCTATGAGAATTTCAAGAGATAAATGAGCAAAACGACTACTTAGCTAGCCTGGTCGGCGCGCCGGCCCTTCCtctaggagtagaatcttctTAGGTTGTCCGCATTCCAAGTTCTCGGGACTTCCTTGCCGTCGAGTCTTTCTAGTTTGAATGCTCCTTTTCCCATCACTTTCTTGACTCTATATGGGCCTTCCCAGTTGGCCGCCAGCTTGCCTTCTCCGGGGGTCGGCAGGCCGATATCATTTCGCCTCAGGACGAGGTCGTTTGGCTCAAATTCCCtcttgagcactttggtgttgtagcgGAGCGCCACTCTTTGTTTTAGCGCCGTTTCTGTCAAGTGGGCCATTTCTCGGGCTTCCTCTATCAGGTCCTTTTCTACGGCTTCCTCCACCCCTTCCAAAAGAAGTCGTGGGCTTGGTTCTCCGATTTCTACGGGTATTACCGCGTCCACCCCGTACGTTAACCGGAAAGGAGTTTCCTTGGTGGAGGACTGCTCGGTTGTTCGGTAAGACCAGAGGACCGACGCTagctcgtcggcccaagcaccctttttgttgtccaacctcttctttagcCCTGAGAGGATAACCTTGTTGGCGGACTCCACTTGTCCGTTCGTCCGAGGGTGTTCTACCGAAGAGAACCTTTGCCTTATACCTAGGCCGTTGAGAAATTctgtgaactttttgtcagcAAATTGTGTgccgttgtccgagatgacgactTCTGGTATCCCGAACCGtgttatcacctgcctccacatgaattttctgcaattggctgaggatatgctagccaatggttcggcttctatccatttggtaTAGTAATCAATTGCCACTATGAGATATTTGACCTGCCCAGGGCCGACAGGGAAGGGCCCTAAGAGATCGATTCCCCATTGAGCGAATGGCCGGGAGGTCGTCAGCAAGCTCAACTCGTTTGCCGGTGCCTtggcaaagttggcgttctgtTGGCACTTTATGCACTTTTTGACAAACTCTTTGGAATCTGCCATCATCGACGGCCAGTAGTACCCAGCTCGGATCAACTTCCTTGCTAGGGCTTTTCCTCCGATGTGGTGCCCACAGCAGCCCTCGtggacttccctgaggacgtaGTCCGTTTGGTCGGGGTGTAGGCACTTCAGTAGGGGCTGGCTGAGCCCTTTTCTGAACAGCTGTCCTTGGATGACGGCGTATTTGGCCGCTTCTCTCCTTAATTTCACCGCATCCTTTTCGTCACCAGGGACTTGGCCGTGTTCTAGGTAGTtggtgatggggtctagccatgaAGGACTTAGGGTTGTTATGTGTAGTGCAATTGTAGGTTCCCTTGTcatgccttggatgagagaccggTTTCCCTCCCCTGGCTtcgtgctggctaattttgataGGAGGTCTGCTCGTGTGTTTCTTTCTCTGGGTACATGCTGGACCGTGACCTCGTCGAActtttggctcaagcttttgaccttttccaagtacttctgcAACAAGGGGTCCTTGGCTTGATAGCTGCCGTTTACTTGGGAAGTGACGACTTGGGAATCGCTGCATACTTCCAGCCTTTTTGCGCCGACCTCTGTTGCTAGGGTCAAGCCTCCtatgagggcttcgtattctgcttggttgttcgagatgGGGAACTCGAATCTGACCGATTGTTCGTATACGACCCCGTTTGGACTTTCTAGGATGATCCCGGCTCCTCCGAaggtctggttggaggctccgtccacatggagcttccaccgtgtaccCATGTCTTCGCCTGGGTCTCCTGTTACTTCAACCAAAAAATCCGCCATCGCCtgcgccttgatggcttgccggggctcataccgtatgtcatattgagagagttcgatggaccaagtcatcattcttcccgccaGGTCGGGTTTTTGGAGAACTTGTCGGATCCCCTGGTCCGTTCTGACGACCACTTGGTGACTCTGGAAGTACTGTTTTAACCTTCTCGAGGAAGTTAGGAGTgctaaggctagcttttccaacttgctaTATCTTAACTCTGCTCCTTGTAGGGCCCTGCTTATGAAGTAGACTGGTTGTTGGGTCCTCCCGTCCTCCCGCACTAGTACTGCGGCCAGGGCTTCGCTTGTTATAGCGAGGTATAGGTACAGTGGTTCCCCGTCCCTTGGCTTTCCGAGAACGGGAGGTGCCGCtaggatttccttgaagtgttgaaaggcttcttcgcacgcgggtgtccactcaaacgccatccctttcttcatgaggttgaAGAATGGCAGGGCCTTTGTCGCCGAGGCCCCGAGAAACCGGGAAAGCGATGTCAATCGCCCTGCCAACCTCTGGACGTCCTTGACACAGCCCGGGCTCTTCATCTGAAGTATTGCctggcatttctccgggttggcttctacccctctctgagttatcataaatcctaggaacttgccggcttccatggcgaaggcgcacttgaggGGTTCAGCCTCATACCATGTTGACGGAGGGACGCAAACACACTTGCCAGGTCGTTTAGGAGGTCGTCAGGTCGTGTCGTTTTTTGCcaggatgtcgtccacgtaaACTTCGACCGTTTTCCCTATGAGGTCGTGGAATAtcctgttcatcagcctttgatatgtcgcccctgcatttttcaagccaaacggcattaccttgtagcagaaagttcctcctggcgttatgaacgccgttttgtcttcgtctggtcggtgcatcggtatctgattgtaaccggagtaggcgtccatgaaactcAGATACCGGTACCCCGCCGCAGCGTCGACGAGTGCATCTATGTTGGGGAGAGGGAAGcaatctttggggcatgctttgttaaggtcagagtagtccacgcacattctccatctGCCATTGTGTTTTTTCACCAATACCACATTTGAGAGCCACGTCGAGTAGTCCATTTCTCGTATGaagcctgcttctaggaggccgGCCGTTTGCTTGGCTACCTCCTCTGCTCTCTCCGCCGACATCTTTCTTCTTCGTTGAGCCACTGGGCGTGCTTCCGGCTTGACGGCTAGGTGGTGTGAAATGATTTGTGGATcaatgcccggcatgtcggctggcGTCCATGCGAACAGGTCCTTGTTGGCCCTTATCATTTCAATCAAAGGCTCCTTCAACTCATGCGGGAGGTTCTTGTTAACGAATGTGAATCTTTCCCCTTCGTCACCGATGCTAAATTTCTCCAGGTCCCCTTCTGGTTCCGGCCTCGGGTTGTCCTCTACTCTGGCATCGAGGTCGGCTAGGAATACGCCGGATGCTTCCTTGGACTTCTTTCTGAGGGAAAGACTGGCGTTGTCGCAGGCGACCGCCGTCTCGAGGTCTCCTCTTATGGTCCCTATGGATCCATCATCGGTGACGAACTTCATAACTAGTAGCTTGGTGTTGATTATGGCCTCAAAATCATTTATTGTCTTCCTTCCCAAGATGATATTGTAGGCTGTGGAGTCTCGGAGGATCACGAATTCGGCCATCGCCGACCTTCGGCCTTGCATCTGTCCTACCGAGATCGGTAGGAAAATGACTCCGTCtggtttgatgaagtggtcgcctaACCCGATAACCCCATGCTGGTGGGTCGTCAGGTCGGCATCCTTCAGCCCCAGTGCGTCGAACACGTTtcggaacatgatgtttgagtCGGCCCCAGTGTCGACAAGGATCCGTTTGACGAGGTCGGTTCCTACTCTGgccgtgatgaccatgggaggGTTTTCCGGGGCGTCGCTGAACCATTGATCTTCTGGGCCGAAAGAAATGGACGGGGGTTTTTTGGTACTCTGCACTGGTGAAGATGAGATCGCCAGAACCTTGGCGTCTTTCTTGTGTGCCGACCGGGATTTTGGTGCAGCGTTCTTTGCCGTTACCACGTTTATCACCGTGAGGCCGTGGTCTCTGTCTTCAGGCTCTTGTCGCCGCTTGACCGGGCGTGTCTTGCCTTCCTCGTCCTGGTCGCGATAACGCCTTCTCGGCTCCCTGATGAGATGGGAGAacgctgccagctttccttcccttatcGCTTGCTCTAATGCATCCTTCAAGTCGAAACAGTCCTGCGTTTGGTGGCCATATCCCTTGTGGTAATCACAATAAAGGTTCTTGTTTCCGCCTGTGCGGTCCTTGAGTGGTCGGGGCTTCGGGAGAATTCCTTTCTCCGCAATTTGTTGGTAGACTTCCATGATGGGGAGGGTGAGTGGAGTGTAGTTAGTAAATTTCCCCACTCGAGGAAACGGTCTAGGTGCTTTGTTTGGCGCCTCCTCCCTGGCCTTTTCTTTCGCCCTCTCCCCGTCGCCACCGAACTGACGAGCCTGGCCGTAACCAGACTGCCGcttattggcagccacgactcggCTGACTTCTTCATCGTTTATGTATTCTTTGGCCACTGTTTGGATTTCATGCATCGTCCAAACCGATTTCGTTGTAAGGTGCTTTCGGAAGTTCTCGTTAAGGAGGCCGTTCGTCAGGCAGAGACTGGCCACCGAATCGGTTAAGCCGTCGatttccaagcattcgtcgttgaaccgatctAAGTACCTCCTGGTCGGCTCTCCCTGTCTTTGGGTTACCCCGAGAAGGTTGATAGGATGCTTGGCCTTTGCTATTCGCGTTGTGAATTGAGCCAGGAATGCGCGGCTGATGTCTGAGAAATTGTAGATAGAACCTTGagggaggccgttaaaccattTGATCGCTGGTCCTGCTAAGGTCACCGGGAAGGCACGGCATCTCACTTCGTCGCCTACTCCCTCTAGATTCATCCTGGCCTCGAAGGCCGTCAGGTGTTCTAGAGGGTCTTGAGTtccgtcgtacctcatgtccgttggcttgtcgaagtgtttcggcaGCCGGACCTCGAGGATAGATCGGTGGAACGGGGTGGCGCCCATTATCACAGGTTGTCGTGTTCTTCCGTCTTCGCGACCTCTTGTCGCCCGATGGGTCGGTCTGCCTCGGGAGTAGATGATCGTGTCATTTCGTCTCCTCATTATGGGTGACTCCTCCCGCGAACTCTCTGCCTCCGTCCGCGGGTGGCTTCGGTAAGAGTCTTCCTCCTCGCTTCCGGGAGACGGGGTATAGCTCGGATCGGTAGAGCGTCTGTCCCGCTCCCTGTCGGCAAGCTGCCGCTCCAGGTTCTGGACTCGGTGGCGCAGCtcttgcattattatggcgctatCGCCGCCTGTTCCTCCGAATGGTCGTGTCCCCGTGCGTCGATGGGGGGACCTTCGCCGCCCCCCTTGCGAGGCGACGGAGGCTGCCCCCTCCGCTCCGGCAGCCCGGCCTTGGTCGCCAAGACCCAGTACAGCTTCCATTTAGacgtccccacagacggcgccaatgttcgttGGTCGGCTCCTGAACAGGTCGGGTGGACAGAAGATGCAAAGATGGATAGATGAGGGTGTCTTAGTCCTGGGTGCGCTGATCGAGGGTCTGCCGAGCTGGCGAGCACTTGAGTTGGTGAACGGAcgagggggggtgccacctgcaaagacactccgacgctcaagtcaggaATCGTACAAGCAGGGGGAGTGATGTAGAAagtgacgtaccttgggggaagagccaatcttcccctttTATACATGTCAGTAATGGGCCCCACGTGAGGTCAGGCCCAATTCTCCAAGGACGCTGCCATGCAGCCGGGTGTGagccgtacaggacgcgtgtccgggtcggttggagTGCAGGCATCCGGGTCGGGTAGAACTTGGGCCGGGTCGACCCGTGTGGACCTTGGGCCGGGCCATAACAAAGACCTTAGTGACTGGAATAAGAATTGCTTTAATAATATCTTCAAGAGCAAAAGAAGAATCTTAAATAGGATAAAGGAGATTCAAAGAAGctgtgaatacaaaaaaaattctacCTAGATGAGTTAGAGTTCAGCTTAAATAAAGAGCTGAATGACATATTAAGCAAAGAAAAAATCTTTTGTACCAAGTTCTATCACACCAAAATCATAGTTAGGAAaggaaaaaatagaattttcaaACCTAAAAGCAACTAATGGAGATTGGATAACAGAAGAGAAGGAGATCAGAAACCACATAGTCAATTATTTCAAGAATTTGTACCAAGAAGAAGTAACAATTGTTCTTTTTGAATTAATCCACTACTTATTTCCTAATTTTAGTTCTTGTAATTGTAGGAGACTCATAGTCACACCGATTGAGAATGAAATTAAAAATGATCTCTTTAACATAGGATCACTCAAAGTACCTAAAAGATGGGATTCTGGCATTGACATTCAAAAACTACTGAGACatcatgaaaaaaaaagtgtGTGACTTCATCCAAAAATGTTAGAATGAACTTGAACATATCAAACAAGCCAATTCAACCCTATCGCTCTTATCCCGAAGCTCAAAAATCCTGAATTCATCAACCAATTCAGGCCCATTGGGTTATGCAATGTTAACTACAAGGTGTTGACCAATATTTTAGTTGATAGAATTAAACCTCATATGAATGAGAAGATCGTAGTTCTTCAATCTAACTTTATATCAGGAGAAAAATCCATGACAACATCATCATAGCTAAGGAGCTTATGCACACCatgaaaaagatgaaaaaaaaaatagattcatGGCGATTAAAATAGACTTTAAAAGGCATATGATAGACTAAATTGGGAGTTTATCAAAGTAAGCATGGAAGACTTCAAGCTTTCAGAGAAGATAGTCAATGTTACCATGCAATGTGTCAGCACTGTGTCCTACAATATCCTTTGAAATGAAAATAGAACGGAAGAATCCATACCAAAAAGGGAAATTAGACTAGAAGATCCTATATCTCCTTATATTTTGGTGATATATATGGATAAAGTATCCCATCTTGTTGAAGAAAGAGTGCTGCAGGGGGTGTGAAACCCGATTAGAGTTGGGAGATTAGGACCTAAAGTTTTTCACCTCATATTTGCAAacagtttactcatttttgcaGGCGATTTTTCTCATGTCATTAATGAGAAAAAAACTTCTATTACTTTCTCAAAGAATACATAAGTTAGCATAAGAAAGAAAGTGGTCAATATTACTAAtcataaagaataaaaagagcTAGGAAGGTACCTTGGACCCCAAATCATACACaataagaaaggaaaagaaaaattcaaagatGTGATAGATAGAGTGCACAGTAAACTAAAAAGTTGGAAGAGTAAATGTTGGTTCTTGGCCGAAAGGATGACCCTTATGCAATCCTCTGTTAGCCCAACTCTAAGCTACCAAATACAACATGAGAAAGTCTCAAAAGTCATATGCTACAAAATAGAGATGCTATAGATGAATTTTATTTGGGACAATGAGCtcaatcaaaaaaaaaaaaatgcaccTAATTAACTGGAAAACTATGTGCTTGCTGAAACATGAAGGTGGCATGggatttagaaaattaaattccATGAATAATGCTTTTCTTCTTAAAGTTCTTCGCAAATGGGTGAAGACTCGAATAAACTTTTGATTAGAGTTCTACAATATAAGTATTGCGATGGGAATCAAGTGAATGGTAACATTAGAAATAGAAATACAAATTCAAGTTTTTGGAAGGAACTTGTGAAGTTGTGGTCCATTTTTCAAGAATACTCA includes:
- the LOC130934563 gene encoding uncharacterized protein LOC130934563, producing MADFLVEVTGDPGEDMGTRWKLHVDGASNQTFGGAGIILESPNGVVYEQSVRFEFPISNNQAEYEALIGGLTLATEVGAKRLEVCSDSQVVTSQVNGSYQAKDPLLQKYLEKVKSLSQKFDEVTVQHVPRERNTRADLLSKLASTKPGEGNRSLIQGMTREPTIALHITTLSPSWLDPITNYLEHGQVPGDEKDAVKLRREAAKYAVIQGQLFRKGLSQPLLKCLHPDQTDYVLREVHEGCCGHHIGGKALARKLIRAGYYWPSMMADSKEFVKKCIKCQQNANFAKAPANELSLLTTSRPFAQWGIDLLGPFPVGPGQVITRFGIPEVVISDNGTQFADKKFTEFLNGLGIRQRFSSVEHPRTNGQVESANKVILSGLKKRLDNKKGAWADELASVLWSYRTTEQSSTKETPFRLTYGVDAVIPVEIGEPSPRLLLEGVEEAVEKDLIEEAREMAHLTETALKQRVALRYNTKVLKREFEPNDLVLRRNDIGLPTPGEGKLAANWEGPYRVKKVMGKGAFKLERLDGKEVPRTWNADNLRRFYS